The following DNA comes from Microbacterium terregens.
TCTTGGGTACGCGGCGGCCATCCACGAACTCGGTCTCGGCGACGCGCAGGGCACGCACCTCTCCCCCGCGGTTGCCGAGGAACTCGACGGTCGACGCCAGGTACGACCGCTCACCGCCCTCCTCGTGGGCGGAGGACACCTCGAACAGCGTCGGCGACATCGGCCACGGCTGATGGTCGGGACGCGACCCGGGAGGCTGCGTGCCGATGGCGAGGTTCGTGACGCTCAGCGCGCCCTGACGATGGGCGGTGCCGATGCAGTCGGCGCCGGTGTCGCCGCCGCCGATGACGACGACGTGCTTGCCGGCAGCGGTGATCTGGTTCGGAACCGCATCGCCCGCGAGCGCCTTGTTCGACTCGATGAGGAATTCCATCGCGAAGTGGACACCGGCCAGGTCGCGGCCGGGGATCGGCAGTTCGCGCGGCACCGTGGCGCCGGTCGCGACCACCACGGCGTCGTATCTGGCCCGCAGGTCGTTCCAGGTGATGTCCGTGCCGATCTGAACGCCGGCGCGGAAGCGGGTGCCCTCGTCCTGCATCTGACGCAGCCGGTGCTCGAGGTGTCGCTTCTCCATCTTGAAATCGGGGATGCCGTAACGCAGGAGTCCGCCGATCCGATCGTCCCGCTCGTACACGGCGACCGTGTGTCCGGCGCGCGTGAGCTGCTGAGCGGCGGCGAGTCCGGCCGGGCCCGACCCGACGACGGCGACCGTCTTGCCTGTGAGCCGCTCGGGCGGCTCCGGCTCGACCCAGCCGCTCGCGAACGCCTCGTCGATGATCGACACTTCGATCTGCTTGATGGTCACGGCCGGCTGGTTGATGCCGAGGACGCAGGAGCTCTCGCACGGTGCGGGACAGAGCCGGCCGGTGAACTCGGGGAAGTTGTTGGTGGCGTGCAGGCGTTCGATCGCCGACCGACCCTCACCGCGCCAGGTGAGGTCGTTCCACTCCGGGATGAGATTGCCCAGCGGGCACCCCTTGTGGCAGAACGGGATGCCGCAGTCCATGCAGCGGCCGGCCTGACGACGCAGGACGGCGGTATCGCCGGGCTCGTAGACCTCTTTCCAGTCCATGATGCGCACCGGCACCGGCCGACGGGGCGGCAGTTCGCGCTCGGTCACCTTCAGAAAGCCTTTGGGGTCAGCCACCGGTCACCTCCAGGATGCGGGTCCAGACGACGTCGCCGTCGGGGTCGAGGCCCTCGGCGACGGCCTCCTGACGGGTCAGCAGCACCGCGGCGTAGTCGCGGGGCATGACGCGAACGAAGTGGTCCAGTTCGGCGTCGAAGTTCCCGAGGAGCGATGCCGCGAGAGTCGAGTCCGTCTCGGTCAGGTGCTGCTGAAGCAGGTCCCGCAGGATTTCGGCATCCCCGGAGCCGAGCTCGGCGAGCTCCAGCTCTCCGGTGGCCAGCGCGTCATGGTTCACCAATGTCGGATCGAGCCGGTAGATGTAGGCGCTGCCGCCGGACATCCCCGCGCCCAGGTTGCGGCCGGTGGCGCCGAGGATGACGGCCAGGCCGCCGGTCATGTACTCCAGGGCGTGGTCGCCGACGCCCTCCACGACCGCGGTGGCGCCGGAGTTGCGGACGAAGAACC
Coding sequences within:
- a CDS encoding glutamate synthase subunit beta, with amino-acid sequence MADPKGFLKVTERELPPRRPVPVRIMDWKEVYEPGDTAVLRRQAGRCMDCGIPFCHKGCPLGNLIPEWNDLTWRGEGRSAIERLHATNNFPEFTGRLCPAPCESSCVLGINQPAVTIKQIEVSIIDEAFASGWVEPEPPERLTGKTVAVVGSGPAGLAAAQQLTRAGHTVAVYERDDRIGGLLRYGIPDFKMEKRHLEHRLRQMQDEGTRFRAGVQIGTDITWNDLRARYDAVVVATGATVPRELPIPGRDLAGVHFAMEFLIESNKALAGDAVPNQITAAGKHVVVIGGGDTGADCIGTAHRQGALSVTNLAIGTQPPGSRPDHQPWPMSPTLFEVSSAHEEGGERSYLASTVEFLGNRGGEVRALRVAETEFVDGRRVPKSGTERDIPADLVLIAMGFTGPERTFLEDQLGAQFTARGSVDREDDYQTATPGVFVAGDAGRGQSLIVWAIAEGRAAAANVDEYLMGATSLPSPVRPSDVAIGLQPA